The Nicotiana tabacum cultivar K326 chromosome 14, ASM71507v2, whole genome shotgun sequence genome contains a region encoding:
- the LOC142168908 gene encoding uncharacterized protein LOC142168908, which produces MKLLLYKWFTFIHMTVSHFCDFVYGNNYKRWSQKLLIFFEQLEVDYVLFNEPPADIVSNTTNVADSSNITATVVADAAAKKKFEKDNKTVRGHLPNLIWDSLEKKYGADDAGKKKYVVGKWIKFQMVDDKPIMEQVHEYENLTINIMNEGMEMCEILQANILLETFPPSWSDYRNQLKHKKKNLTLQELISHIRTEEANRLNDE; this is translated from the exons ATGAAGTTACTACTTTATAAATGGTTCACATTCATTCATATGACAGTTTCTCACTTTTGTGACTTCGTTT ATGGCAACAATTATAAGCGTTGGTCCCAGAAACTTCTAATTTTCTTTGAACAATTAGAAGTGGATTACGTTTTGTTTAACGAACCTCCTGCTGATATTGTTTCCAATACTACTAATGTTGCTGATAGTTCTAATATAACTGCTACTGTTGTTGCTGATGCTGCTGctaaaaagaaatttgaaaaggaTAATAAAACTGTTCGAGGGCATCTGCCTAACC TCATATGGGACAGTTTGGAGAAGAAATATGGTGCGGATGATGCGGGAAAAAAGAAGTATGTAGTTGGAAAGTGGATCAAGTTTCAGATGGTTGATGATAAGCCAATCATGGAGCAGGTTCACGAGTATGAGAATTTGACTATTAATATTATGAACGAAGGCATGGAGATGTGTGAGATTCTTCAAGCTAATATTCTGCTTGAAACATTTCCACCTTCCTGGAGTGATTACAGGAATCAACTGAAACACAAGAAGAAAAACTTAACTCTTCAAGAATTGATCAGTCACATTAGGACCGAGGAAGCAAACCGTCTTAATGATGAGTAG
- the LOC107802938 gene encoding uncharacterized protein LOC107802938 — protein sequence MSFRKYIPPSDAPSGSMKSLNLSGKANQNSQPSDPQRSTEADVDIDMGEVYFLIMHFLSAGPCHRTYGQFWNELLEHQLLPRRYHAWYSRSGEPSGDENDDGMSFPLSYNRLVERYSHVGKDHLMKLLKQLLLSVRASPQGMVGGNTVNAAAVPTLLGTGSFSLLSSDQDQTNNEVKPPGHLRWPHMLVDQVRGLGLREISGGFSKHHRAPSIRAACYAIAKPSTMVQKMQNFKKVRGHLNAVYCAIFDRSGRYVITGSDDRLVKIWSMETAYCLASCRGHEGDITDLAVNSNNTLVASASNDCIIRVWRLADGLPISVLRGHTGAVTAIAFNPRPSSIYQLLSSSDDGTCRIWDSRYSQFTPRLYIPKPPETVAGKNAGPSSSTVLQSHQIFCCAFNASGTFFVTGSSDTCARVWNACKSNSDDSEQPNHEIEILSGHENDVNYVQFSGCAVASRFSPSDASKEDSVPKFKNSWFNHDNIVTCSRDGSAIIWIPRSRRSHGKGGRWQKAYHLKVPPPPMAPQPPRGGPRQRILPTPRGVNMIVWSLDNRFVLAAIMDCRICVWNAVDGSLVHSLTGHTESTYVLDVHPFNPRIAMSAGYDGKTIVWDIWEGAPIRTYEIGRFKLVDGKFSPDGTSIILSDDVGQLYILNTGQGESQKDAKYDQFFLGDYRPLVQDTHGNVLDQETQLAPYRRNMQDLLCDAGMIPYPEPYQSMYQQRRLGALGIEWRPSSFRFSIGTDFNMDQQYQTFPIVDLEMLMEPLPGFVDAMDWEPEIEIQSDESDSEYNVTEELSSGKEQGSFCSDASANPEFTDEDSEAEGDQKDALRRSRRKKQKAEVEVMTSSGRRVKRKNLDECDNSSHRINRTRKSRHGRKAKKKFSSKSLRPQRAAARNALHLFSRITGTSTEGEDEYGSEGDTSESESTLQDSNDGNEDSDVSLNSEQHGHSKGKEICVDHSDETNKLQQFPSSNLNGGIRRRLVLKLPNRDSSKYGPPKNYEPGLAGPSLAPEEAAEASQNYFGCQDNNLSDASGDIIEKNEIDQPTKTENHLDLLVGCNDGNIRWGGVKSRSAKRSRMGELFPSGSVTGPSSFNEAIQEENVVNGHSMLEKDHHRVSPCSGIRNEINGIIHGNDSHCQDAIQEAEYVKFFDETDRNHPFKENATPVPMRLRIRSKILSSHLDNSGKTDAKTSLEDARCTACDTFSEPQDIEKVLSSEAPTEEDRNLPTLDDGDREKRLDADNVSGTSVTELQDSQNVRSHDMMFRAVYRRSKFGRGRSGRESLSGNMEATTSNVGSHSLAEGAEAIVEGVRRTRSIRLRSATCDLNPAHSNDRFVQPHDGSEGTSMEKTSGNRDDESSFEERLLGSAVAAGLRSTRTRRGSYYAREPSPPERMKSNQAAKSSWLTLVAHEEGSRYIPQRGDEIVYLRQGHEEYITQNNLRDLGPWKIIKENIRAVEFCMVENLEYTTRPGSGESCAKIKLKFVDPASGVVGKSFQLTLPEVTGFPDFLVERSRYDAAIERNWTSRDKCQVWWKNEGDEDGSWWEGRILNVQAKSHEYPDSPWERYIVRYKSDPSETHQHSPWELYDADTQWEQPRLDDETREKLMRAFIKLEQSGNKAQDYYGVEKLRQVSQKSNFINRFPVPLSLEIIWARLENNYYRSLEGMKHDIEVMLSNAESYFGRNAELTMKVRRLSEWFRRTLSSL from the exons ATGTCTTTTCGGAAGTATATTCCCccttctgatgcaccatctggaaGTATGAAGTCATTGAACTTATCTGGAAAGGCAAATCAAAATTCTCAACCATCTGATCCACAAAGATCAACTGAGGCTGATGTGGACATCGACATGGGTGAGGTCTATTTCTTGATTATGCATTTCCTATCAGCTGGACCATGTCACAGAACTTATGGGCAATTCTGGAATGAACTTCTGGAGCATCAACTTTTACCCCGTAGATACCATGCTTGGTATTCAAGGAGTGGGGAACCAAGTGGTGACGAAAATGATGATGGGATGTCTTTCCCATTAAGCTACAATAGATTGGTGGAAAG GTACTCTCACGTGGGAAAGGATCACTTGATGAAGCTTTTAAAGCAATTATTGTTAAGTGTGAGAGCTTCCCCTCAGGGTATGGTTGGTGGTAATACAGTTAATGCAGCAGCTGTTCCAACTCTGCTGGGAACTGGTTCCTTTTCACTTCTCAGCA GTGATCAAGATCAGACAAATAATGAAGTTAAGCCTCCAGGTCACTTGCGGTGGCCTCACATGCTAGTAGATCAGGTGCGTGGACTAGGTTTGAGAGAAATTAGTGGTGGATTTTCCAAACACCACCGTGCACCATCTATTCGTGCGGCATGTTATGCCATTGCAAAGCCATCCACTATGGTGCAGAAGatgcaaaattttaaaaaagttcGAGGACATCTCAATGCAGTTTATTGTG CAATATTTGATCGCTCTGGGAGATATGTTATTACTGGCTCAGATGACCGACTTGTAAAGATTTGGTCAATGGAAACAGCATATTGCTTGGCCAGCTGCCGTGGGCATGAA GGTGATATCACTGACCTAGCTGTTAACTCCAACAACACTTTAGTAGCATCTGCTTCAAATGATTGCATCATCAGAGTT TGGCGCTTGGCTGATGGGCTGCCAATTTCGGTGTTGCGCGGTCATACCGGAGCTGTTACGGCAATAGCATTTAATCCAAGACCTAGTTCTATTTATCAGCTCTTATC GTCATCTGATGATGGAACATGTCGGATTTGGGATTCTAGATATTCCCAGTTTACTCCACGCTTGTACATACCAAAACCCCCTGAAACAGTTGCTG GGAAGAACGCTGGTCCATCATCAAGCACTGTTTTGCAAAGCCATCAGATCTTCTGTTGTGCATTTAATGCTAGTGGAACATTCTTTGTAACTGGAAGCTCAGACACCTGTGCAAGG GTCTGGAATGCTTGTAAATCCAACTCGGATGACTCTGAGCAGCCTAATCATGAGATAGAGATTTTATCTGGTCATGAAAATGATGTAAATTATGTGCAATTCAG TGGCTGCGCTGTGGCATCCAGATTTTCTCCCTCCGATGCATCAAAAGAAGACTCTGTCCCAAAGTTTAAAAACTCATG GTTTAATCATGACAACATTGTTACTTGTTCCCGTGATGGCAGTGCAATCATTTGGATCCCAAGATCTCGTAGATCACAT GGAAAGGGTGGACGTTGGCAGAAAGCTTATCATTTGAAAGTTCCACCACCACCAATGGCACCTCAACCTCCTCGAGGAGGTCCGCGTCAAAGAATTCTTCCAACTCCACGCGGTGTTAATATGATCGTCTGGAGCTTGGATAATCGTTTTGTTCTTGCTGCTATCATGG ATTGCAGAATATGCGTGTGGAATGCTGTTGATGGTAGCTTAGTGCATTCTTTGACGGGTCATACTGAATCT ACTTATGTTCTTGATGTTCATCCTTTTAATCCTAGAATAGCAATGAGCGCTGGGTATGATGGGAAAACAATTGTCTGGGAT ATATGGGAAGGTGCACCTATTCGGACATATGAAATTGGACGATTCAAGCTAGTTGATGGAAAGTTTTCTCC GGATGGGACGTCAATAATACTTTCAGATGATGTCGGCCAATTGTACATATTGAATACAGGGCAAGGAGAATCCCAGAAGGATGCTAAGTATGACCAG TTTTTTCTTGGAGATTATCGCCCTCTTGTTCAGGATACACATGGAAATGTCCTTGACCAG GAAACACAACTTGCTCCGTACAGGAGGAATATGCAAGATCTCCTTTGTGATGCAG GCATGATTCCTTATCCAGAGCCATACCAGAGCATGTACCAACAAAGACGTCTAGGAGCTCTTGGAATCGAATGGAGACCCTCGTCATTCCGATTTTCCATTGGGACAGATTTCAATATGGACCAGCAGTACCAAACTTTTCCTATTGTAGACTTGGAGATGTTGATGGAGCCACTTCCAGGATTTGTGGATGCAATGGATTGGGAACCAGAAATTGAGATACAAAGTGATGAATCAGATTCAGAGTATAATGTAACTGAAGAGCTTTCTTCTGGAAAAGAGCAAGGGAGTTTCTGTTCCGACGCCTCTGCAAATCCAGAATTCACTGATGAAGACAGTGAGGCTGAAGGCGATCAAAAAGATGCGCTCCGTAGATCAAGAAGGAAGAAACAGAAAGCAGAA GTGGAAGTTATGACATCTTCTGGAAGGCGTGTAAAGAGGAAGAACTTGGACGAGTGTGATAACAGTTCGCATAGGATCAATCGCACTAGGAAATCAAGACATGGtcgaaaagcaaagaaaaagttTTCATCGAAGTCCTTGCGGCCCCAGAGAGCTGCTGCTCGTAATGCCCTTCATTTGTTTTCCAGAATTACGGGAACATCTACTGAAGGAGAAGATGAATATGGTTCAGAGGGTGATACATCAGAAAGTGAATCCACACTTCAGGACTCAAACGATGGAAATGAAGATTCAGATGTGTCCTTAAACAGTGAACAACATGGGCATTCAAAGGGGAAAGAAATATGCGTTGATCACTCTGATGAGACAAATAAGCTCCAGCAGTTTCCTAGCTCTAATCTCAATGGTGGAATTAGGAGGAGATTGGTCCTAAAATTGCCAAATCGTGATTCAAGTAAATATGGACCTCCTAAGAATTACGAGCCTGGTCTAGCTGGTCCGTCTTTGGCTCCTGAGGAAGCTGCTGAAGCAAGTCAAAACTACTTTGGCTGTCAGGATAACAACCTGAGTGATGCTAGTGGTGACATAATAGAAAAGAATGAAATTGATCAACCAACAAAAACTGAAAACCACTTGGACCTCTTGGTAGGGTGCAATGATGGGAACATCAGATGGGGAGGGGTCAAATCACGCTCAGCCAAACGCTCTAGAATGGGAGAACTGTTTCCATCAGGCTCTGTCACTGGACCTAGCTCATTTAACGAGGCGATTCAGGAAGAAAATGTTGTTAATGGGCACTCAATGCTTGAAAAGGACCACCACAGAGTTTCTCCTTGTTCAGGGATCCGAAATGAAATCAATGGTATCATTCATGGCAATGATAGTCATTGTCAGGATGCTATACAGGAGGCAGAATATGTTAAGTTTTTTGATGAAACTGACCGTAATCATCCATTTAAAGAAAATGCTACTCCCGTCCCAATGAGGTTGCGTATTAGGTCAAAGATTCTTTCTAGTCATCTTGATAACAGTGGCAAGACAGATGCGAAGACTTCATTGGAGGATGCTAGGTGCACTGCTTGTGATACTTTTTCTGAACCTCAGGACATTGAGAAGGTCTTAAGTTCAGAAGCCCCCACCGAAGAAGATAGAAATTTACCAACTCTAGATGATGGAGACCGTGAGAAGAGGCTAGATGCAGACAATGTTAGTGGAACTTCTGTGACTGAATTGCAAGACTCACAGAATGTGCGGTCGCATGATATGATGTTCCGAGCTGTCTATAGAAGGTCAAAATTTGGTCGGGGTAGAAGTGGTAGAGAAAGTCTCAGTGGGAATATGGAAGCGACCACTTCAAATGTGGGGAGCCATAGTTTAGCTGAGGGAGCTGAGGCCATTGTTGAGGGAGTTCGAAGAACTAGATCTATTAGATTAAGGTCAGCAACTTGCGATTTGAATCCTGCACACAGCAATGACAGATTCGTGCAGCCACATGACGGTTCAGAGGGAACGTCAATGGAAAAAACTTCAGGTAATAGAGATGATGAAAGTTCGTTCGAAGAACGGTTACTTGGTTCAGCTGTTGCTGCTGGGTTGCGATCTACACGAACGCGGAGAGGCAGCTATTATGCCCGCGAACCTAGTCCTCCAGAGAGAATGAAATCAAATCAGGCAGCAAAAAGCTCATGGTTAACATTGGTAGCTCATGAGGAGGGATCCAGGTATATACCTCAGCGAGGGGATGAAATTGTGTATTTAAGACAG GGCCATGAAGAGTACATAACTCAGAATAACTTGAGGGATTTAGGTCCCtggaaaataataaaagagaatATAAGAGCAGTagaattttgtatggttgaaaaCCTTGAGTACACAACACGGCCAGGTTCTGGAGAAAGCTGCGCTAAAATAAAGCTCAAATTTGTAGATCCTGCATCTGGTGTGGTGGGGAAATCATTTCAGTTGACACTGCCTGAAGTGACTGGTTTCCCTGATTTTCTTGTTGAAAGAAGCAGATATGATGCTGCTATAGAAAGGAACTGGACTTCTCGGGACAAATGCCAAGTTTGGTGGAAAAATGAAGGTGATGAAGATGGGAGTTGGTGGGAAGGTAGGATTCTAAATGTGCAAGCTAAATCTCATGAATATCCTGACAGCCCCTGGGAAAGGTATATTGTCCGATACAAGAGTGATCCATCAGAAACTCATCAGCATAGTCCTTGGGAACTATATGATGCTGATACCCAATGGGAACAACCCCGTTTAGATGATGAAACTAGAGAGAAGCTGATGCGTGCATTTATTAAGCTGGAGCAATCTGGAAATAAAGCTCAG gaTTATTATGGGGTTGAAAAATTGAGACAAGTTTCACAGAAGTCAAACTTCATTAACAG GTTCCCTGTTCCCTTGTCACTTGAAATCATTTGGGCTAGGTTAGAGAACAATTACTATAGGAGTCTGGAGGGAATGAAGCATGACATTGAGGTGATGCTCTCAAATGCGGAGTCATATTTTGGAAGAAATGCTGAGTTAACAATGAAAGTGAGACGTTTGTCCGAGTGGTTCAGACGGACACTCTCATCTTTGTAG